Proteins from a single region of Dyadobacter fanqingshengii:
- a CDS encoding RNA polymerase sigma factor codes for MENDALLWQKFKNGDRAVFESMIREHYRTLFDYGKKLLADHEALTDCIHDVFTTLWDRREFLGATDQIKPYLLKSLRNRIFKEKQRTNVFISLDDGEALFLNEEDIESRIISSEHTDETKKQIGYVLHTLTPRQQEIIYLKFYENLTNDQIATVLGITRPAVANLLHITLKLFREKWETLLHTIILFFVSI; via the coding sequence ATGGAAAATGATGCGCTTCTCTGGCAAAAATTCAAGAACGGCGACCGTGCTGTTTTTGAATCTATGATCAGGGAACATTACCGCACATTGTTTGATTACGGAAAAAAGCTGCTCGCCGACCATGAGGCGCTCACAGATTGCATCCATGATGTTTTCACCACGCTGTGGGACCGCCGGGAATTCCTGGGTGCAACGGATCAGATAAAGCCCTATTTACTGAAAAGCCTGCGCAACCGCATTTTCAAGGAAAAGCAACGCACCAACGTATTTATTTCGCTCGACGACGGCGAAGCGCTTTTTCTGAATGAAGAAGACATTGAATCCAGGATTATTTCGTCCGAGCATACGGATGAAACGAAGAAACAGATCGGTTATGTGCTGCATACATTAACGCCCCGGCAGCAGGAGATTATCTATCTCAAATTTTACGAAAACCTCACCAACGATCAAATTGCGACCGTGCTCGGGATCACGCGTCCGGCTGTTGCCAATCTGCTGCATATTACACTCAAATTGTTCCGGGAAAAGTGGGAGACGCTCCTGCATACCATTATTTTGTTTTTTGTATCAATCTGA
- a CDS encoding FecR family protein, whose amino-acid sequence MKYYDKYNLEDFLLDENFRLWVIQQDHQAADFWTNIEGQYPDKKIIMQQARELLLTWNQTHSDLSEDDLEKQVNRILKSTETQVTRPFSYKFTRTWISVAASALLIMGVGWGISHRMQQEQPASDYKQYVSQVPVPMKEIVNKTNQKMSVTLPDGSVVALSPASRISYAEAFIHNKKREVYLAGEAFFEVEKDALNPFFVYAHGLVTRVVGTSFLVKTTESNVEVLVRSGRVSVLAMKDIDNQNNRNTELLLTPNQQAIFSTKDNLLSKSISSTPLELIKPETQSGFVFMDQPIHKVFATLEKVYGIPIVYDSTVMEKCSLHVELSNEPFFTKLDIICQTIGASYRVSDGQVIVSSEGCD is encoded by the coding sequence ATGAAATATTATGACAAATATAATCTGGAAGATTTCCTCTTAGACGAAAATTTCAGACTTTGGGTAATCCAGCAAGATCATCAGGCCGCTGATTTCTGGACGAACATTGAAGGACAGTATCCCGACAAAAAAATCATTATGCAGCAAGCCCGGGAATTGCTGCTGACCTGGAACCAAACCCATTCAGACCTTTCCGAAGACGACCTGGAAAAACAGGTGAACAGGATCCTGAAAAGCACCGAGACACAGGTTACGCGACCATTTTCCTACAAATTCACCCGGACCTGGATATCGGTGGCCGCTTCTGCGCTGCTGATCATGGGCGTAGGCTGGGGAATCTCGCATAGAATGCAGCAGGAACAACCCGCTTCCGACTACAAGCAATATGTGTCTCAAGTACCGGTCCCGATGAAGGAGATCGTTAACAAAACCAATCAGAAAATGTCCGTCACCCTGCCCGACGGCAGCGTAGTGGCACTTTCTCCCGCAAGCCGGATCAGCTATGCGGAGGCATTCATACACAACAAAAAGAGGGAAGTTTACCTGGCCGGAGAAGCCTTTTTTGAGGTGGAAAAAGACGCGCTTAACCCGTTCTTTGTATACGCACACGGGCTTGTTACCCGCGTTGTCGGAACCAGCTTCCTGGTGAAAACCACGGAGTCCAATGTGGAAGTGCTGGTTCGAAGCGGAAGAGTCTCGGTCCTGGCCATGAAGGACATTGACAATCAGAACAATCGCAACACCGAACTGCTGCTGACGCCCAATCAGCAGGCCATTTTTTCAACCAAAGATAATCTTCTCTCCAAATCCATATCCAGCACGCCGCTTGAACTCATCAAGCCTGAAACGCAATCCGGATTTGTGTTTATGGACCAGCCCATTCACAAAGTATTTGCCACGCTCGAAAAGGTTTACGGCATTCCCATCGTGTACGACAGCACGGTCATGGAAAAATGTTCGCTGCATGTTGAGCTGAGCAATGAGCCTTTTTTTACGAAGCTTGACATTATCTGCCAGACCATCGGGGCGAGCTATCGCGTGAGCGACGGGCAAGTGATCGTTTCGAGCGAAGGCTGTGATTAA
- a CDS encoding SusC/RagA family TonB-linked outer membrane protein: MKKNSIPLKILVTVIKVTCIPFLVSLIFTSLSFANDGLAQELLNREVSIQANQQELKSVLASIEKSAKVKFSYVPSLIRNQKVTLNANNQTLSMVLKELLVPLQIRFSVSGEYIILNKKQEDTPDATKEQGMLIPLPYLHPVDITIKGQVLASDSKEPLPGVSVVVKGTQQGAITGGDGSYTLVVPDERSILVFSFVGYVSQEIQVANRSSVNVTLEADIKALSEVVVTGYTTQSRRDITGSVSVIDADKLLSVPATNLAQQLQGRAAGVTVGTDNTPGGGVAVRVRGYGTLGNNDPLYVIDGVPTKGSLNTINQNDIESIQILKDASSASIYGSRAANGVVIITTKRGKNGVPKFTFDAYYGVQRLAKTMDLLNTAEYGQYLWQSKKNANVVNPTTGNPEHAQFGRGAEPVIPDYIIPDGASASDPRVNPANYSFDRYTDPQFGKTKFSITKANKEGTDWMNEVFDPAPIQNYQLGVSGGSEKSRYAFSTNYFNQQGILIHNGYKRYSVRANTEFTIKKRIRIGENLQVAYGQRQGNYGNNNESSQVSNTYRAQPLIPVYDIGGNFAGTLGSNLGNANNPVGQLVRNKNNGYKDLRIFGNSYAEVDILKNLTAKTSFGIDATISAGTYFTPVEIELAHGTNVNSLSENRSYSYAWTWTNSLTYDKTFGDHHLNVFAGLESIDSYGNFVNAYRQGFFSNAEDLRYIDAGNPSTSTNSGYASSSWSLFSYFGRIDYAFQDKYLLQGTVRRDASSRFQAASRYATFPAASVGWRLSKEAFLSNVSFITDLKLRAGWGQTGNQEIGDFNAYSTYQSNPNSSGYGIGGAPIGYVQGFDLARFGNPNAKWETTTTVNVGLDANLFKGKFDLSLDVFDRQTRDLLYTKAYDPRLGDASIPAQNIASLQNRGVDLGLNYNDAVMDGQLTYSIGVNFSTYRNKILALDPQNPNDFLPGFSLRTPAVTRSIAGRPISSFYGYIIDGILQNEEQVAAHAKFPGYYDSNIYINGKRTQGVGKFDYRDVNNDGIINASDQTYIGSPHPDFTYGINANVAYKGFDLTIFAQGVQGNDIFNHVRYWTDFEVFQGNRTKRMLYESWRPDNPDAKLPILDANDAQSGEPSTYFVENGSYLRFKNIQLGYTLPKSILNKIGTDHLKVYVQAQNLFTFTKYTGLDPEVNLRNFNSGSDRQIGVDEGVYPTPKSIIVGLSLGF; the protein is encoded by the coding sequence ATGAAGAAAAATAGTATACCATTAAAAATTCTGGTAACTGTGATTAAAGTTACATGCATCCCATTTCTTGTGTCGCTGATTTTTACCAGCCTCTCGTTTGCGAACGACGGACTGGCGCAGGAACTGCTGAACCGGGAGGTCAGTATCCAGGCCAATCAGCAGGAATTGAAAAGTGTGTTGGCCAGCATTGAGAAGTCAGCAAAGGTGAAGTTCTCGTACGTTCCCTCCCTGATCAGAAACCAAAAAGTGACCCTTAACGCAAACAACCAGACTTTAAGTATGGTGTTGAAAGAGCTGCTCGTGCCCTTACAGATCAGGTTTTCGGTGTCAGGTGAATACATTATATTGAATAAAAAACAGGAAGATACGCCTGATGCAACCAAAGAACAGGGCATGCTGATCCCGCTTCCTTATCTGCACCCGGTTGACATTACGATCAAAGGTCAGGTGCTGGCCAGCGACAGCAAAGAGCCGCTTCCGGGCGTGAGCGTGGTTGTGAAGGGCACACAGCAGGGAGCGATCACTGGTGGCGACGGTTCCTATACGCTGGTTGTTCCCGATGAGAGATCCATTTTGGTTTTCAGCTTCGTCGGTTACGTATCTCAGGAAATCCAGGTGGCTAACCGGTCATCTGTAAACGTAACCCTGGAAGCGGACATTAAGGCGTTGAGCGAAGTGGTTGTGACGGGTTACACCACACAATCCAGGAGAGACATTACAGGCTCCGTAAGTGTCATCGATGCAGATAAGCTCTTATCCGTTCCGGCAACTAATCTTGCGCAGCAATTGCAGGGCCGGGCCGCAGGTGTGACCGTGGGAACGGACAACACGCCCGGTGGCGGCGTGGCGGTTCGGGTGCGTGGTTACGGCACATTGGGAAACAATGATCCTTTATATGTGATCGACGGCGTGCCTACCAAAGGAAGCCTGAACACGATCAACCAGAATGACATCGAATCCATTCAGATCTTAAAGGATGCATCTTCCGCTTCCATTTACGGCTCACGGGCAGCGAATGGCGTAGTCATTATCACAACCAAAAGAGGAAAGAACGGCGTGCCGAAGTTTACATTTGACGCTTATTACGGCGTTCAGCGACTTGCCAAAACGATGGATCTGCTGAACACGGCCGAGTATGGCCAGTATCTTTGGCAAAGTAAAAAGAACGCAAATGTTGTAAACCCGACGACCGGAAATCCGGAGCACGCGCAATTTGGCCGCGGCGCCGAGCCTGTCATTCCCGACTACATTATCCCGGACGGCGCTTCGGCAAGCGATCCGCGTGTGAACCCGGCCAATTACAGCTTCGACCGTTACACCGATCCGCAATTTGGTAAAACAAAATTTTCCATCACGAAAGCGAATAAAGAAGGAACGGATTGGATGAATGAGGTTTTCGATCCTGCGCCGATCCAGAATTATCAGCTGGGCGTTTCGGGAGGTTCGGAGAAGAGCCGGTATGCATTTTCAACCAACTATTTCAATCAGCAGGGTATTCTGATCCATAATGGTTACAAACGTTATTCGGTGCGTGCCAATACTGAGTTTACGATTAAAAAGCGGATCCGCATTGGTGAGAATTTGCAGGTAGCTTACGGACAGCGTCAGGGAAATTACGGAAATAACAACGAATCAAGCCAGGTTTCAAACACCTATCGCGCGCAGCCGCTCATTCCTGTTTACGACATTGGCGGAAACTTCGCAGGAACATTGGGAAGTAATTTGGGTAATGCCAATAACCCGGTCGGACAGTTGGTAAGGAATAAAAACAATGGTTATAAAGACTTGCGGATCTTCGGCAACTCCTACGCCGAAGTGGACATTCTCAAAAACCTGACAGCCAAAACCAGCTTCGGGATCGATGCAACGATTTCAGCCGGAACGTACTTTACGCCCGTTGAGATCGAGCTCGCGCACGGGACCAATGTCAACAGTTTAAGTGAAAACAGAAGTTACAGCTATGCCTGGACCTGGACCAACTCGCTGACCTACGACAAAACTTTCGGCGACCACCATTTGAATGTTTTCGCGGGTTTGGAATCCATTGATTCTTACGGAAATTTTGTAAATGCTTACCGCCAGGGTTTCTTTTCCAATGCGGAGGATCTGAGATATATTGATGCCGGTAATCCTTCCACATCCACCAACAGCGGCTATGCTTCTTCGTCGTGGTCGTTATTTTCCTATTTCGGCCGGATCGACTATGCATTTCAGGACAAATATTTGTTGCAGGGAACGGTTAGGCGCGACGCTTCTTCCCGGTTCCAGGCAGCTTCCCGCTATGCCACTTTCCCGGCAGCGAGCGTAGGCTGGCGCTTATCCAAGGAAGCTTTTTTATCCAATGTAAGCTTCATCACAGATCTGAAATTGAGGGCAGGATGGGGCCAGACGGGTAACCAGGAAATCGGGGATTTTAATGCTTATTCCACTTACCAAAGTAATCCTAACAGCAGCGGTTACGGAATCGGCGGTGCGCCGATCGGTTATGTGCAGGGTTTTGATCTGGCCAGATTTGGTAACCCTAATGCGAAATGGGAAACAACCACAACCGTCAATGTGGGCTTGGATGCCAATTTGTTCAAAGGGAAATTTGACCTGAGCCTGGATGTTTTTGATCGCCAGACGAGAGATTTGCTTTATACAAAAGCATATGATCCCCGCCTGGGAGACGCCTCTATTCCCGCGCAAAACATTGCTTCCTTGCAAAATCGGGGCGTTGACCTCGGTTTGAATTACAATGATGCGGTGATGGACGGACAGCTCACTTACAGCATTGGCGTCAACTTTTCAACTTACCGGAACAAGATCCTCGCGCTTGACCCGCAAAACCCGAACGACTTTTTACCCGGGTTCTCTTTGCGTACACCAGCCGTGACGCGCTCCATCGCCGGTCGTCCGATCTCGTCTTTCTATGGCTATATCATTGACGGCATCCTGCAAAATGAGGAGCAGGTTGCCGCTCACGCGAAGTTTCCGGGATATTATGATTCCAACATTTATATAAATGGAAAAAGGACTCAGGGAGTCGGCAAGTTCGATTACCGCGATGTGAACAATGATGGCATCATCAATGCCAGTGACCAGACTTACATCGGCAGCCCGCACCCGGACTTTACTTATGGGATCAATGCTAATGTGGCTTACAAAGGCTTCGATCTGACCATTTTTGCGCAGGGTGTGCAGGGCAATGATATTTTCAACCACGTGCGTTACTGGACTGATTTTGAGGTGTTTCAAGGAAACCGTACGAAACGGATGCTTTACGAATCCTGGCGGCCGGATAATCCAGACGCCAAGCTTCCGATCCTCGATGCCAATGATGCGCAAAGTGGTGAGCCTTCTACTTATTTCGTAGAAAACGGTTCTTATCTGCGGTTCAAGAACATTCAGCTGGGATACACTTTGCCGAAATCGATTCTGAATAAAATCGGGACGGACCATTTGAAAGTGTACGTGCAGGCGCAAAACCTGTTCACTTTTACCAAATATACCGGACTTGATCCTGAGGTGAATCTACGGAATTTTAATAGCGGCTCCGACCGGCAGATCGGTGTGGATGAAGGTGTTTATCCAACGCCAAAGTCAATTATCGTAGGTCTTAGTCTTGGATTTTAA
- a CDS encoding RagB/SusD family nutrient uptake outer membrane protein — MKKIFILITFFIASSCGDTFLEKKPLGQYSPEIIKTASGIEGALTGAYALLDGIGTSGVTTWHGAVSNWIFGSVVSDDAYKGSDAGDQPEQTFMERYVWLTTNTHIYGKWRTLYDGVARSNDVLKTLPEVAGLDDARKLQIQAEARFLRGHYHFEAKKMWGNISYIDEQLWDTSDPGSVQVPNTEDAWPKIEADFQFAADNLPATQTQPGRPTKWAALAYLGKCHMFQGFPKGQPNVAHLTAAKAALIQVVNSGKYRLMDNFHDNFAAETRNNAESVFEVQYSVTAADGSGGNQGDELTYMYPNGPGGCCGFYQASQNLVNAFKTDAKGLPMIQTFNDEDVKNDEGLLSSAPFEPYTGRLDARLDWTVGRRGIPYIDWGVHPGRFWIRDQSYAGPYSSKKQIVSKAESGKTGNPRQSTNNYRLMRYDHVILWLAECEVELGNLEKAREYVNLIRKRAANPGGFVKTDAGKPAANYVVGLYNDPWTNAATAREAVRFENRLEFAMEGHRFFDLVRWGISVNVLNKYLDKEKNLRTYLSGAKFEEKHQYYPIPQQAIVYSTKNGQATLQQNPGY, encoded by the coding sequence ATGAAAAAGATATTCATACTTATTACTTTCTTCATTGCATCTTCCTGCGGCGACACTTTCCTGGAAAAGAAGCCATTAGGCCAGTATAGCCCCGAAATTATCAAAACGGCATCCGGCATTGAAGGCGCATTGACCGGCGCCTATGCATTGCTCGACGGGATCGGCACGAGCGGCGTAACAACCTGGCACGGAGCAGTTTCCAACTGGATTTTCGGCAGCGTGGTTTCGGATGATGCTTACAAAGGATCGGACGCGGGTGACCAGCCGGAACAGACTTTTATGGAACGTTACGTGTGGCTCACCACCAACACGCACATTTACGGCAAATGGCGGACATTATATGACGGTGTCGCTCGCTCCAACGACGTCCTGAAAACATTGCCGGAAGTTGCCGGCCTGGACGATGCGCGCAAATTGCAGATTCAGGCAGAAGCCCGGTTTCTGCGCGGACATTATCATTTCGAGGCCAAAAAAATGTGGGGCAATATTTCTTACATTGACGAGCAACTGTGGGATACGAGCGATCCGGGCAGTGTGCAAGTCCCCAACACAGAAGATGCCTGGCCAAAAATCGAAGCCGATTTCCAGTTTGCAGCCGACAATCTGCCCGCAACCCAAACTCAGCCCGGCCGGCCCACCAAATGGGCTGCCCTCGCTTATCTGGGCAAATGTCACATGTTCCAGGGATTTCCAAAAGGACAGCCAAATGTTGCACATTTGACGGCAGCCAAAGCTGCATTAATTCAGGTGGTTAACAGCGGCAAATATCGGTTAATGGATAATTTTCATGACAATTTCGCAGCTGAAACGCGTAACAATGCCGAGTCTGTTTTTGAAGTGCAGTATTCGGTAACGGCTGCGGACGGTTCCGGTGGTAACCAGGGCGATGAGCTTACTTATATGTATCCCAATGGCCCCGGCGGTTGCTGTGGATTTTATCAGGCTTCGCAAAATTTGGTGAATGCTTTTAAAACCGATGCGAAAGGCCTGCCGATGATCCAGACATTCAATGACGAAGATGTGAAAAATGATGAAGGCCTGCTTTCATCCGCTCCGTTTGAACCTTACACAGGCCGGCTCGACGCCCGCCTGGACTGGACTGTCGGCCGTCGCGGCATTCCTTACATTGACTGGGGCGTGCATCCAGGCCGTTTCTGGATCCGTGACCAGTCCTATGCAGGTCCTTATTCATCCAAAAAGCAAATCGTAAGTAAAGCCGAATCCGGCAAGACCGGAAACCCGAGACAAAGTACAAACAACTATCGCTTAATGCGTTACGACCACGTTATACTGTGGCTGGCAGAATGCGAGGTGGAACTTGGCAACCTTGAAAAAGCGAGGGAATACGTGAACCTGATTAGAAAAAGGGCTGCTAATCCGGGTGGATTTGTAAAAACGGATGCCGGCAAACCGGCTGCCAATTATGTAGTAGGCCTTTATAATGATCCCTGGACCAATGCTGCCACTGCGCGCGAAGCCGTACGATTCGAGAATCGCCTTGAATTTGCGATGGAAGGTCACCGGTTTTTTGATCTGGTAAGATGGGGGATCTCAGTAAATGTGCTGAATAAATATCTTGACAAAGAGAAAAATTTACGGACTTACCTCAGCGGGGCCAAATTTGAAGAAAAACACCAATATTACCCGATCCCGCAGCAGGCAATTGTTTACAGTACCAAAAATGGCCAGGCTACTTTACAGCAAAACCCTGGTTATTAA
- a CDS encoding DUF1553 domain-containing protein: MFRNFIKYCFIWPLGGALLASCAGKAELPDDVAAEMSTLSQPIDYTYDVKPILSDRCFACHGPDANHQKAGLRLDLANAAYEKETESGLKAIKPGNSDKSELVHRILSTDPEILMPTPESHLSLTAREKAILVKWVEEGAEYKPHWAFTRVEKPKVPKVKNDWVKNDIDRFILSKLEEKGIKPAPEAEKTTLLRRAYLDITGLPPTPEEVKAFLADKSPKAYENAVDKLLASPHYGEHMAVSWLDAARYADTHGYQDDGMRTAWPFRDWVIKSFNQNQPYDQFVTWQLAGDMLPKPTRDQMVATGFNRMHQQSQEGGIIPEEYRTAYVMDRVDTFGKTFLGISVECARCHDHKYDPISHKDYYSLYSFFNNNNENGQIPYNGEASPSITLPTPEADAKLKFIHANLTRENTEREKRIAIADQNFQNWLTTAETEPDKALLPASKDLVGHFTFDEPKGKEFKNLADPKHMAKSEGDDSLSNVASRPGKIGKARYMYGENSVGFGDKFAFFERNQPFSISIWLNLHDPAVSGSLIHKSNGVMNGYRGWNIFREKDGRIRLMMSHVWPENAIEVQTVEKFPMNKWTQIGFSYDGLSKANGLKLYVNGQPAKVVVHNDNLTESILYGKNKTNWYVDKLNIGRLSDQRTKNFEVDEFRIYTRPLTSLEMLGLYTLKNELVTAIKTPAATRKPAQLASLKEYYFNNVDPEFTKHLAESRKLIGEETEILDKEIDVMVMKERKFPRKAFILNRGAYDAPGKPVNPDTPDSFFKIPKSFPKNRLGLAKWLLHEDHPLFTRVTVNRFWMMYFGKGLVVSSDDFGNQGELPTHPQLLDYLSATFRQSNWNVKAMQKLIVTSATYRQSSNGNPETRESDPDNRLYARGPSYRMSAEQIRDNALASSSLLTPRIGGKSAYPYQPDGLWEALATRNEVVYKQQHGDSLYRRSLYTVWKRSSPPPMMLNFDAAERHFCITKRQKTSTPLQALVVMNDPQFVEASRVLAQQMLKKGKTLDEQLSYAFTALTSRAPSKKEMSILKELYEEEYSDFSKNPKRVKEILSTGEYPVDKMLDPAQVAAGTIVASTVMNFDEFLIKR, from the coding sequence ATGTTCAGGAATTTCATCAAATATTGCTTCATATGGCCTCTTGGAGGCGCTTTACTGGCCTCTTGCGCCGGCAAAGCGGAACTGCCCGATGATGTTGCAGCAGAAATGTCGACACTATCCCAGCCCATTGATTATACTTATGATGTGAAGCCGATTCTCTCGGACCGCTGTTTCGCTTGCCACGGACCGGATGCTAATCACCAGAAAGCAGGTTTGCGACTGGATCTGGCCAATGCTGCTTACGAAAAGGAAACAGAAAGCGGGCTGAAAGCTATCAAGCCGGGAAACTCGGATAAAAGTGAATTGGTGCACAGGATCCTTTCAACCGATCCCGAAATATTGATGCCGACGCCGGAATCACATTTGTCGCTGACTGCACGCGAAAAGGCGATTCTGGTAAAATGGGTGGAAGAAGGTGCTGAATATAAGCCGCATTGGGCATTTACCCGTGTTGAAAAACCAAAGGTTCCCAAAGTGAAAAACGATTGGGTCAAAAACGACATCGACCGTTTCATCCTCAGCAAACTCGAAGAAAAAGGCATTAAACCAGCACCGGAAGCCGAAAAAACAACATTGTTAAGGCGTGCCTATCTGGACATTACCGGCTTGCCGCCCACGCCCGAAGAAGTGAAAGCATTCCTGGCCGACAAATCGCCGAAAGCATACGAAAATGCAGTTGATAAGCTTTTAGCATCGCCGCATTATGGAGAGCATATGGCCGTTTCCTGGCTTGATGCGGCTCGTTACGCTGACACGCACGGTTATCAGGACGATGGCATGCGCACGGCATGGCCATTCCGCGACTGGGTGATCAAATCTTTTAACCAAAACCAGCCTTACGACCAGTTCGTAACCTGGCAGCTCGCTGGTGATATGTTACCGAAACCCACACGCGATCAGATGGTTGCAACGGGCTTTAATCGGATGCACCAGCAAAGTCAGGAAGGTGGGATTATCCCCGAAGAATACCGGACGGCTTATGTAATGGACCGCGTGGACACTTTTGGTAAAACATTCCTTGGGATAAGCGTTGAATGTGCCCGCTGCCACGACCACAAATACGACCCGATAAGCCACAAGGATTACTATTCGCTTTATTCGTTTTTTAATAATAACAATGAAAACGGGCAGATCCCTTACAATGGAGAGGCGAGCCCGAGCATTACTTTGCCGACACCGGAGGCCGACGCGAAGCTGAAATTCATTCATGCAAACCTCACCAGAGAGAATACGGAAAGAGAGAAACGCATTGCCATAGCCGATCAAAATTTCCAAAACTGGCTTACCACCGCGGAAACTGAACCTGACAAAGCATTGCTTCCGGCTTCGAAAGACCTTGTGGGGCATTTTACATTCGATGAACCCAAAGGAAAGGAATTCAAAAACCTGGCTGATCCGAAGCACATGGCCAAATCAGAAGGCGACGACAGCTTGTCGAATGTGGCTTCGCGCCCTGGAAAAATTGGCAAAGCGCGGTATATGTATGGTGAGAATTCGGTTGGGTTTGGCGATAAATTTGCGTTTTTCGAGCGCAATCAACCATTCAGCATTAGCATTTGGCTTAATCTCCATGATCCTGCCGTCAGCGGCTCGCTCATTCACAAGTCCAACGGCGTCATGAATGGTTATCGTGGTTGGAATATTTTCCGCGAAAAAGATGGCCGTATCCGGTTGATGATGAGTCATGTATGGCCCGAAAATGCGATAGAGGTCCAGACCGTTGAGAAATTTCCGATGAACAAATGGACGCAGATCGGCTTTTCTTATGATGGTCTTAGCAAAGCCAATGGTTTGAAATTATATGTCAATGGTCAGCCTGCCAAAGTGGTGGTTCACAATGATAACCTCACCGAAAGCATCCTTTATGGGAAGAATAAAACGAACTGGTATGTTGACAAGCTGAACATTGGCCGCTTGTCCGATCAACGCACCAAGAATTTTGAAGTAGACGAATTCAGGATCTACACAAGGCCACTCACGAGCCTGGAAATGCTGGGCCTTTATACATTGAAAAATGAACTGGTAACAGCCATCAAAACACCGGCTGCAACACGCAAACCAGCACAATTGGCATCATTAAAGGAATATTATTTCAATAATGTTGATCCTGAATTTACGAAACACCTGGCCGAAAGCAGAAAGCTGATCGGGGAGGAGACGGAAATTTTGGATAAAGAAATTGATGTGATGGTGATGAAGGAGCGCAAGTTTCCGCGTAAGGCGTTCATTCTCAATCGCGGCGCTTATGATGCGCCGGGTAAGCCCGTTAATCCGGATACACCCGATAGTTTCTTTAAAATACCCAAAAGTTTTCCCAAAAACAGGCTCGGACTGGCCAAATGGCTGCTGCACGAGGATCATCCGCTCTTCACACGCGTAACCGTGAACCGGTTCTGGATGATGTATTTTGGCAAAGGACTGGTGGTTTCCAGCGACGATTTTGGAAACCAGGGCGAATTGCCCACGCATCCGCAACTGCTTGATTATCTGTCTGCCACATTCCGTCAATCGAACTGGAATGTCAAGGCCATGCAAAAACTGATCGTGACTTCGGCCACTTACAGGCAATCTTCCAATGGAAATCCTGAAACGCGTGAAAGCGACCCGGATAACAGACTTTATGCCCGCGGCCCGAGTTACCGCATGAGCGCTGAACAAATAAGGGACAATGCATTGGCTTCCAGTAGCTTACTTACGCCCAGAATCGGAGGAAAAAGTGCTTATCCTTATCAACCCGATGGCCTTTGGGAAGCGTTAGCAACCAGGAATGAGGTTGTTTACAAGCAGCAGCACGGCGATAGTTTGTACAGGCGGAGCTTATATACAGTCTGGAAACGCAGTTCGCCGCCGCCGATGATGTTGAATTTCGATGCAGCGGAAAGGCATTTTTGTATCACCAAAAGGCAGAAAACGAGCACGCCATTGCAAGCATTGGTGGTCATGAACGACCCGCAGTTTGTAGAAGCATCCCGCGTGCTGGCGCAGCAAATGCTGAAAAAAGGCAAAACATTGGATGAACAGCTTTCTTATGCGTTTACGGCACTCACGAGCAGGGCGCCTAGCAAGAAGGAAATGTCCATTTTGAAAGAGCTTTATGAAGAAGAATATTCGGATTTCAGCAAGAATCCGAAGCGCGTGAAGGAGATCCTTTCGACGGGAGAATACCCGGTGGACAAAATGTTGGATCCCGCGCAGGTTGCGGCGGGAACAATTGTGGCCAGCACGGTCATGAACTTTGATGAATTTTTGATCAAGAGATAA